In one window of Fictibacillus phosphorivorans DNA:
- the comGA gene encoding competence type IV pilus ATPase ComGA encodes MPIKLLGNSILHEASVQKASDIHFIPIKKGGIVQFRIDDRLIEHRTLSQEEYIRVLAHFKYSARMDIGEHRKPQSGSMDVMINNVNVHLRFSSIPSAFNESLVIRLLPQQETLTLHELSLFPHMFQKLLSLIKRSSGLLLFSGPTGSGKTTILYSLLHHLQKNYKRQVVTLEDPVERKVDSFLQMEINEKAGLTYGEGFKSLLRHDPDVIMIGEIRDESTARLVIRASLTGHLVLSTMHAADCIGCIERLREFGIQETELQQTLMSIVSQRLISIPCPFCGDDCVDFCFKFRTYRRAGIYEMLCNQELLDFLSKVDSNKHAYKNLSFYFNHAFAAGYVTKESYERWMGGETKSEKKGLETGFSRDISL; translated from the coding sequence TTGCCGATTAAGTTGTTAGGCAATTCAATCCTTCATGAGGCTTCAGTCCAGAAAGCATCAGACATTCATTTTATACCAATAAAAAAAGGGGGAATCGTTCAATTTCGTATAGATGATCGGTTGATTGAACACCGAACTCTTTCTCAAGAAGAGTACATTAGGGTGCTGGCTCATTTTAAATATTCCGCAAGAATGGACATCGGTGAACATCGAAAGCCTCAGAGCGGTTCAATGGACGTTATGATCAATAATGTGAATGTACATCTTCGTTTTTCATCCATACCATCCGCCTTTAATGAATCACTCGTTATTCGATTACTTCCTCAGCAAGAAACATTAACTCTTCATGAACTATCCCTATTTCCTCACATGTTCCAGAAACTTTTATCCCTTATTAAACGATCCAGTGGTCTCTTGTTGTTCTCGGGTCCCACCGGTTCGGGAAAAACGACCATCTTATACTCTCTGCTTCATCACCTGCAAAAAAACTATAAACGACAAGTCGTCACATTGGAAGATCCCGTAGAACGTAAAGTAGACTCCTTTCTGCAGATGGAGATCAATGAAAAGGCAGGTCTGACATACGGCGAGGGTTTTAAATCACTTTTGCGACATGATCCCGATGTGATCATGATTGGTGAGATCAGAGACGAATCAACAGCTAGGCTCGTTATTCGAGCGTCATTGACTGGGCACCTTGTATTATCTACAATGCATGCTGCAGATTGTATCGGATGTATCGAACGTCTCCGAGAATTTGGCATTCAAGAAACAGAACTGCAACAAACATTGATGAGCATTGTATCTCAGCGTCTGATCTCCATTCCATGTCCTTTTTGCGGAGATGATTGTGTCGATTTTTGTTTTAAGTTTAGAACGTATAGAAGAGCAGGTATCTATGAGATGCTTTGTAATCAAGAATTATTAGATTTTTTAAGTAAAGTGGATTCTAACAAGCATGCTTACAAGAATCTCTCATTTTACTTTAACCATGCCTTTGCAGCAGGCTATGTAACAAAAGAGAGTTACGAAAGATGGATGGGAGGAGAAACGAAAAGTGAGAAGAAGGGACTGGAAACGGGCTTCTCAAGGGACATTTCTTTATAA
- a CDS encoding Spx/MgsR family RNA polymerase-binding regulatory protein encodes MSSITFYTYPSCTSCRKAKMWLKQNKVSFDERHLFKETPSVEELRELLKLTKYGTEDILAKRSQSFKSLDVDIYDLSTNELLELLTKNPKLLKRPLVTDGKQLIAGYSPGDMKKLCATKEKEHISSHVS; translated from the coding sequence ATGAGTTCTATAACATTTTACACATACCCAAGCTGCACTTCATGTCGTAAGGCAAAAATGTGGCTTAAGCAAAATAAAGTATCATTTGATGAAAGACACCTATTCAAAGAAACGCCATCAGTTGAAGAACTTAGAGAATTATTGAAACTAACAAAGTATGGAACAGAAGATATCTTAGCTAAAAGAAGTCAGTCATTCAAGTCCCTTGATGTAGATATCTATGATCTTTCTACGAACGAGCTATTAGAGTTGTTGACTAAAAACCCGAAATTGTTGAAACGTCCATTAGTGACAGACGGTAAACAGCTCATAGCGGGTTATAGTCCAGGTGATATGAAAAAATTATGCGCAACAAAAGAAAAAGAACACATTTCTAGTCATGTGTCCTGA
- a CDS encoding DUF2626 domain-containing protein: MSRMYKVLGFWTGIIGVMAYLGDMQDMALLFLGQTIMFVSLGYLNLSERMYIYIFGAYLTVFFVGFTYWSTFMMTPGAGGGH, translated from the coding sequence ATGTCAAGAATGTATAAGGTTTTAGGCTTTTGGACTGGAATCATCGGAGTCATGGCATATCTAGGTGATATGCAAGACATGGCATTATTGTTCTTAGGACAAACGATCATGTTCGTTTCTTTAGGGTATTTGAACTTATCTGAGCGTATGTATATTTATATCTTTGGTGCTTATTTAACTGTTTTCTTTGTTGGTTTTACATACTGGTCAACGTTTATGATGACTCCTGGCGCTGGTGGAGGACATTAA
- a CDS encoding SAM-dependent methyltransferase, producing the protein MLKPSLLQKKLEQSEWLTMEEYMEHALYHPLEGYYMKENTKIGKNGDFYTSSLVSDVFANVWADLFIRKIVDQDLEPIVVEFGGGSGHFALQVLKRWSSRSVEYISYVIVEPSPYHKRLLEAKLAGYPISILGSLDELVEQYPSFKGIVFANEVLDAFPLRIFQQKNDGWYEKGVSFQKKTEDLCFLYKKVENTSLHKKLDEIFLSRDKTNDLEVSFSMLNWLKTIYEWIQKDSCLFFVDYGLSGEEWNTIRLKEGSIRGYYRHQIQNNPLAFPGMMDITYHIDWEQVIRVAEDSNVSTILVKNQGDFLLEEGLLSWLQNTQSLDPFSKEHKRNRAIRSFLLDHSLAQGFQVIQQKKQTVL; encoded by the coding sequence GTGCTCAAACCCAGTTTGCTGCAAAAAAAATTGGAACAAAGTGAATGGTTAACGATGGAAGAATACATGGAACATGCCCTGTATCATCCGCTAGAAGGCTATTACATGAAAGAGAACACAAAGATCGGGAAAAATGGCGATTTTTACACGTCTAGCCTCGTATCAGATGTGTTTGCTAATGTTTGGGCTGACTTGTTTATTAGGAAGATAGTAGATCAAGATCTTGAACCTATCGTCGTGGAGTTTGGAGGAGGAAGCGGTCATTTTGCTCTTCAAGTTTTGAAGAGATGGTCTTCGCGATCGGTCGAATATATCTCATATGTCATTGTAGAACCCAGTCCTTATCACAAACGTTTATTAGAAGCAAAGTTGGCTGGGTATCCTATTAGCATTTTAGGTTCATTGGATGAGCTCGTAGAGCAGTACCCATCATTCAAGGGAATTGTCTTTGCAAATGAAGTACTTGATGCGTTTCCCCTTCGCATTTTTCAACAAAAAAATGATGGATGGTATGAAAAAGGAGTCTCTTTTCAAAAAAAGACTGAAGATCTTTGTTTTCTTTATAAGAAGGTAGAAAATACATCTTTACATAAGAAGTTAGATGAAATTTTTCTTTCTAGAGATAAAACAAATGATCTTGAAGTGTCCTTTTCCATGCTTAATTGGCTAAAAACCATTTATGAATGGATTCAAAAAGACTCTTGCTTATTTTTTGTCGATTACGGATTAAGTGGCGAAGAGTGGAACACGATACGTTTAAAAGAAGGAAGTATTAGAGGCTATTATCGTCATCAAATACAAAATAACCCATTAGCATTTCCCGGGATGATGGATATTACATACCACATTGATTGGGAACAAGTGATAAGAGTAGCAGAGGATTCGAATGTTTCTACAATTCTCGTAAAGAATCAAGGAGATTTCTTATTAGAAGAAGGACTATTATCATGGTTACAGAATACGCAGAGCCTCGATCCGTTCTCGAAAGAACATAAAAGAAACCGAGCCATTCGTTCATTTCTACTCGATCACAGTTTAGCGCAAGGATTTCAAGTGATACAACAAAAAAAGCAGACCGTATTGTAA
- a CDS encoding MBL fold metallo-hydrolase, producing MKWKKLTVGPVQENTYIIYNNLNEAVVIDPGSEGKRIIQTIESLKVKPLAILLTHAHFDHIGAVDDVRERYNIPLYIHKKEADWLSDTKKNGSKYFGQSITAKPATHILTNTDNTLKIGNFSFEVLTTPGHSPGSVSYYLKSSGAVFSGDALFAGSIGRTDLHGGDQDVLINSIHEKLLHLPEETMVLSGHGPETTIGMEMDSNPFLSGF from the coding sequence ATGAAATGGAAAAAGTTAACGGTTGGACCTGTACAAGAGAATACATATATTATCTACAATAATCTTAATGAAGCTGTAGTCATCGATCCAGGCAGTGAGGGGAAAAGGATCATACAAACGATAGAGTCATTAAAAGTGAAACCTTTAGCAATTTTATTAACGCATGCTCATTTCGATCATATCGGAGCTGTAGATGATGTGCGTGAAAGATATAACATTCCGTTGTATATACATAAAAAAGAAGCGGATTGGCTCAGTGATACAAAAAAGAATGGATCAAAATATTTTGGACAAAGCATTACGGCGAAGCCAGCAACTCATATTTTAACGAATACAGATAATACTTTAAAGATCGGCAATTTTTCATTTGAGGTGTTAACAACTCCTGGCCATTCTCCTGGTAGTGTCTCTTATTACTTGAAAAGTAGTGGAGCAGTTTTTTCAGGTGATGCATTATTTGCAGGGAGCATTGGAAGAACGGATCTACATGGTGGGGATCAAGATGTATTGATCAATAGCATTCATGAAAAGCTACTTCATCTACCAGAAGAAACGATGGTGTTATCAGGTCATGGGCCAGAAACAACGATTGGAATGGAGATGGATAGCAATCCATTCTTAAGCGGGTTCTAA
- a CDS encoding DUF2759 domain-containing protein, translating into MGLAIIFGLVAILAALGLLRSLKIKNLMAAGFAFLTFAVFGWFTVMTVLDVLVGSGGSTGH; encoded by the coding sequence ATGGGATTAGCCATTATATTCGGCTTAGTAGCTATTTTAGCTGCATTGGGATTATTGCGTTCGTTAAAAATTAAAAATTTAATGGCAGCAGGTTTTGCCTTTTTAACGTTTGCAGTTTTTGGCTGGTTTACAGTCATGACTGTTCTTGACGTTTTAGTAGGCAGCGGCGGCTCTACAGGCCATTAA
- a CDS encoding M14 family metallopeptidase: MEIVMRNGDSFWYYSRLLSIPYVLIKDSNPNVTAANMLAGESVEVPGMSLEKYKIKNGDTFFSIADKFDLPLDALYLVNPTVKPKEIFTKDIINIPRMLPYPSIKCQRKYDTAALNHDIDKLLHVFPFIKRQQIGKSVLEKPIDMLVIGNGKKKVHINGAFHGNEWITSGVLMKFINEYASALSSDKILNGYKALDLYRDTTLYAVPMVDPDGVDLVLNGPPENSEWKEHVLKLNKRSKDFSGWKANIRGVDLNNQFPARWELEQVRKPTSPAPRDYPGTAPLSEPEAKVMAELTERNQFDRVVALHTQGKELYWGFEGEEPMPISGKIADEFERVSGYKAIRYVDSYAGYKDWFIQEFRKPGFTIELGIGVNPLPIKQFDTIYEDTRGILLAALYM; encoded by the coding sequence TTGGAAATTGTCATGCGTAACGGCGATTCGTTCTGGTATTACTCACGTTTATTATCTATCCCTTACGTGTTGATTAAGGACTCAAATCCTAATGTAACAGCAGCGAACATGCTTGCAGGGGAGAGCGTTGAAGTCCCCGGAATGTCGTTAGAAAAATACAAGATCAAAAATGGTGACACCTTTTTCTCTATAGCAGATAAATTCGATCTACCTCTTGATGCGCTATATTTAGTTAATCCTACTGTGAAGCCAAAAGAAATATTTACGAAGGACATAATCAATATTCCAAGAATGTTGCCTTATCCTTCAATAAAATGTCAGAGGAAGTACGATACAGCTGCTCTCAATCACGATATAGATAAACTTCTTCATGTGTTTCCATTCATAAAAAGACAGCAGATCGGTAAATCTGTTCTCGAAAAACCTATAGATATGCTGGTGATAGGAAATGGAAAAAAGAAAGTTCATATTAACGGAGCGTTTCATGGTAACGAATGGATCACGTCAGGTGTCTTAATGAAGTTTATTAATGAATATGCTTCCGCGTTATCTAGTGATAAAATTTTGAACGGGTATAAAGCGTTGGACTTGTATAGAGATACTACACTTTATGCCGTACCTATGGTTGATCCAGATGGAGTCGATCTCGTTTTGAATGGTCCTCCTGAGAATTCGGAATGGAAAGAGCACGTATTAAAATTAAATAAAAGAAGCAAAGATTTTTCAGGGTGGAAAGCGAATATTCGAGGTGTAGATCTTAATAATCAATTTCCAGCAAGGTGGGAGCTTGAACAAGTGAGAAAACCAACATCTCCTGCTCCTAGAGATTACCCGGGTACGGCTCCGTTAAGCGAACCTGAAGCAAAAGTGATGGCAGAGCTTACCGAAAGAAACCAGTTTGACCGAGTAGTAGCTCTTCATACACAAGGAAAAGAATTATATTGGGGTTTTGAAGGAGAAGAACCTATGCCGATATCAGGTAAGATCGCTGATGAATTTGAGAGGGTGAGCGGATATAAAGCGATCAGGTATGTGGATAGTTATGCAGGCTACAAAGATTGGTTCATTCAAGAATTCAGAAAACCAGGATTCACGATCGAGCTAGGAATAGGGGTTAACCCGCTTCCAATAAAACAGTTCGATACGATCTATGAAGATACAAGAGGAATTCTGTTAGCGGCTCTATATATGTAA
- a CDS encoding LTA synthase family protein, which yields MKEKMKQAFAEYRFFFIAIALLWIKTFIIYKTAFELPMDNKVQELILFINPISSIVLFLGITLYFKGRTHRRMIVAVSAIMSFVMYANMVFYRFFNDFITIPVLFQTSNMGDLGNSVFELIQPTDLLVFIDIVILAYFMRRADYRPARASRKQITITFAAAIVLFIVNVGIAETERPQLLTRTFDREMLIKNIGSYNYHIYDSIIQSKAKAQRAFADGSEITDIENYSRANYKEPNPEMFGKAKGKNVFVISVESTQNFVINESVNGKEITPFMNDLIKDSYYFPNFYHQTGQGKTSDSEFLLDNSLYPLPSGAVFFTHSQNQYNATPEILKEQGYYSSVQHANNKSFWNRDIMYDNFGYDRYYSLKDFEVTPENSIGWGLKDKDFFKQSIPHLKEMQAMNKPFYTKYITLTNHFPFTLEEEDEMIPEWTSSDGTVNRYFTTVRYTDEALKEFFADVKEAGLYEDSIFIMYGDHYGISENHNDAMGQFLGKEITPFESTQLQKVPLIIHMPGEKGKTMETVGGQIDLKPTILHLLGIDTKGDIQLGSDLFSKDREDFAVLRDNSYITKDNVFTDGKCYDKATGKPVEGENNACEPYSERAKTELDMSDRIIYGDLLRFYDKDKAKDKAVKQEEKQKQ from the coding sequence ATGAAAGAAAAAATGAAACAAGCTTTTGCTGAATATAGATTTTTCTTTATAGCAATTGCTTTATTATGGATTAAGACATTTATCATTTATAAAACTGCATTTGAACTGCCGATGGACAACAAAGTTCAAGAGTTGATTCTGTTTATCAACCCGATCAGTTCTATTGTTCTTTTCTTAGGTATTACACTTTACTTTAAAGGAAGAACGCATAGAAGAATGATCGTGGCAGTCAGTGCCATCATGAGTTTTGTTATGTATGCTAATATGGTTTTCTATCGTTTCTTTAATGACTTTATTACCATTCCTGTCTTGTTTCAAACAAGCAACATGGGAGACTTAGGTAATAGTGTATTTGAATTGATTCAACCTACTGATTTATTAGTATTCATTGACATCGTTATTTTAGCTTATTTCATGAGACGAGCTGATTACCGACCTGCACGTGCTTCACGCAAGCAGATCACGATTACTTTTGCTGCTGCCATTGTTCTATTCATCGTTAATGTTGGTATCGCAGAAACTGAAAGACCACAATTATTAACTCGTACTTTTGACCGTGAGATGTTGATAAAAAACATCGGTTCATACAATTATCACATTTATGATTCCATCATTCAATCCAAAGCAAAAGCACAGCGTGCATTTGCCGATGGAAGTGAGATTACAGATATTGAGAACTATTCACGTGCAAACTATAAAGAACCTAATCCTGAAATGTTCGGGAAAGCGAAAGGTAAAAATGTTTTCGTTATTTCAGTCGAATCCACACAGAACTTTGTAATTAACGAGTCTGTAAACGGAAAAGAGATCACACCGTTTATGAATGATCTGATCAAAGACAGTTATTACTTCCCTAACTTTTATCACCAAACAGGGCAAGGTAAAACGTCGGATTCAGAGTTCTTATTAGATAATTCATTATACCCACTTCCTAGTGGAGCGGTTTTCTTTACTCATTCACAGAACCAATACAATGCAACACCAGAAATTTTGAAAGAGCAAGGTTACTATTCATCCGTACAGCATGCGAACAACAAAAGTTTCTGGAACCGTGATATCATGTATGATAATTTTGGTTACGACCGTTATTACTCATTAAAAGATTTCGAGGTAACACCTGAGAATTCGATCGGATGGGGCTTAAAGGATAAAGATTTCTTTAAACAATCCATTCCACATCTTAAAGAGATGCAAGCGATGAACAAGCCGTTCTATACGAAATATATTACGTTAACGAACCACTTTCCGTTCACTTTAGAAGAGGAAGATGAAATGATTCCAGAGTGGACATCGAGCGATGGAACCGTGAATCGTTACTTTACAACTGTTCGTTATACAGACGAAGCATTAAAAGAGTTTTTCGCAGATGTTAAAGAAGCTGGTCTATATGAAGATTCAATCTTTATCATGTATGGTGACCATTATGGTATTTCTGAAAACCATAACGATGCCATGGGTCAATTCTTAGGAAAAGAGATCACACCTTTTGAATCTACTCAATTGCAAAAAGTACCTTTGATCATTCACATGCCAGGTGAAAAAGGCAAGACGATGGAAACAGTTGGTGGACAGATCGACTTGAAACCAACCATTCTTCACTTATTAGGTATTGATACGAAGGGTGACATTCAGCTTGGCTCTGACTTGTTTTCAAAAGACAGAGAAGATTTCGCTGTCCTTCGTGATAATTCTTATATCACAAAAGACAATGTGTTCACAGATGGCAAGTGTTATGACAAAGCAACGGGTAAACCTGTTGAAGGTGAAAACAATGCTTGTGAGCCATATAGTGAACGCGCTAAGACTGAGCTCGATATGTCTGACAGAATTATTTATGGTGACTTATTAAGATTCTACGATAAAGATAAAGCAAAAGATAAAGCTGTTAAGCAAGAAGAAAAACAAAAACAGTAA
- a CDS encoding ROK family glucokinase yields the protein MEKWLVGVDLGGTTIKIAFVTLDGHIVEKWEIPTNINEDGKHIVTDITESIHTKLNDLSEPKEKLEAIGMGAPGFIDMKTGFIYHAVNIGWRDYPLKEELEKATGLSVIVDNDANIAAIGEMWRGAGDGEGNLLMVTLGTGVGGGIIVNGHIMHGTNGMAGEIGHITAIPDGGAACNCGRTGCIETIASATGISRISKEKALKDSSSSLYSLLQENGEIKAKDVVAAAEKGDKVAIDTLDEVTFHLGLVIANLANSINPGKIVIGGGVSKAGHTLMERLEQKFKHFALPRVAEGAEMKVATLGNDAGVIGGAWLAKHNR from the coding sequence ATGGAGAAATGGTTAGTTGGTGTTGATTTAGGTGGAACGACAATTAAAATTGCTTTTGTAACGTTAGACGGTCATATTGTAGAGAAGTGGGAGATTCCTACAAATATTAACGAAGATGGAAAGCATATCGTTACGGATATTACTGAATCCATCCATACAAAGTTAAATGACTTATCAGAACCGAAGGAAAAGCTTGAAGCAATCGGTATGGGAGCTCCAGGTTTTATTGATATGAAAACAGGATTCATCTACCACGCTGTCAACATCGGGTGGAGAGATTATCCTTTAAAAGAAGAGCTTGAAAAAGCAACAGGTCTTTCAGTCATCGTGGATAACGATGCTAACATCGCTGCGATCGGCGAAATGTGGCGTGGTGCAGGTGATGGAGAAGGTAACTTACTGATGGTTACATTAGGTACTGGAGTGGGTGGCGGAATCATCGTTAATGGACATATCATGCACGGAACGAATGGTATGGCTGGTGAGATCGGTCATATAACAGCCATACCAGATGGTGGTGCTGCTTGTAACTGTGGGCGTACTGGCTGTATTGAAACGATAGCTTCAGCAACAGGAATCTCCCGGATCTCAAAAGAAAAAGCTCTTAAAGACTCATCATCTTCTCTGTATAGCCTATTGCAAGAGAATGGTGAGATAAAAGCTAAAGATGTTGTGGCAGCTGCTGAAAAAGGAGATAAAGTGGCTATTGACACGTTGGATGAAGTAACCTTTCATTTAGGATTAGTCATAGCAAACCTTGCTAATAGCATTAACCCAGGTAAGATTGTTATTGGTGGAGGAGTCTCTAAAGCAGGTCACACTCTAATGGAACGTTTAGAGCAGAAATTTAAGCACTTTGCACTCCCAAGAGTTGCTGAAGGTGCTGAAATGAAAGTAGCTACTTTAGGAAACGACGCTGGTGTAATTGGAGGAGCGTGGTTAGCGAAACACAATCGCTAA
- a CDS encoding YqgQ family protein yields the protein MKTMYDVQQLLKRFGTFIYTGNKIADLELIQEEVRELYEQKLIDVNEFKNAIIIIQAAHNKLQ from the coding sequence ATGAAAACAATGTATGATGTACAACAGCTATTAAAAAGGTTTGGAACCTTTATATATACAGGAAACAAGATCGCTGATTTAGAATTGATCCAAGAAGAAGTCAGAGAATTATACGAACAAAAACTCATTGATGTAAACGAATTCAAGAATGCGATCATCATTATTCAAGCAGCACACAATAAATTACAATAG
- a CDS encoding spore germination protein: MKKMSYLPKKQPLSTNFEENVQYMKNQLGVDISFDCIHLDLEYAGRRMALFMVDGFVKDDILHYLMKLLADLEPGQLDPDPLVKLMKTYLPYIEISTSDDLNQGIDWVLSGPTVLIVEGVSEILQIDARTYPVRGPEEPDVERVVRGARDGFVETIVFNTALTRRRVRDRSLRMEYMSIGRRSKTDVCISYIEDIADPHIVERIKDSLKKIDTDGLPMGEKTVEEFICGRHLNPYPLVRYTERPDTAAVHLFEGHVLVYVDGSPSVLITPTTFWHHLQHAEEYRQKPVVGAYLRFVRFLAVWISIFLLPLWYLFSVQKELLPVSLSFIGPEEIGVVPLFLQFVIIELGMDMLRMATIHTPTSVSTGLGLVSAIVVGQVAIEAGLFVNEVVLYIAIAAIGTFATPTYELSLANRLLRLSLLGLTALLGVPGYIVGFTVAVLFFVSFKSFHIPYLWPFIPFNPKAIRDVVLRIPMPLKNRRPIVLHPKDPDR, translated from the coding sequence ATGAAAAAAATGTCATATCTGCCAAAAAAACAACCTCTTTCAACAAATTTTGAAGAAAACGTCCAGTATATGAAAAATCAACTAGGCGTTGACATCAGCTTTGATTGTATTCATCTTGACTTAGAGTATGCCGGAAGAAGAATGGCTTTATTTATGGTGGATGGATTCGTTAAAGATGATATTCTTCATTATTTAATGAAGTTATTAGCTGATCTTGAGCCCGGGCAATTAGATCCGGACCCCCTAGTAAAGCTTATGAAGACCTATCTACCTTATATAGAAATTTCTACGTCAGATGATCTGAATCAAGGAATCGATTGGGTATTAAGTGGCCCCACCGTTCTGATCGTTGAGGGAGTTTCTGAGATCTTACAGATCGATGCGAGAACTTACCCGGTTCGAGGGCCAGAAGAACCGGATGTTGAGCGCGTTGTGAGAGGTGCAAGAGACGGTTTCGTGGAAACAATCGTCTTCAATACCGCACTGACAAGAAGAAGAGTTCGTGATCGTTCGCTTCGAATGGAGTATATGAGTATTGGCAGACGCTCTAAAACCGATGTATGTATTTCGTATATTGAAGATATAGCGGATCCCCATATCGTTGAACGGATTAAAGACTCCTTAAAAAAAATTGATACAGACGGACTTCCGATGGGTGAGAAAACAGTCGAAGAATTTATTTGTGGTCGGCACCTTAATCCGTATCCGTTAGTGAGGTATACAGAACGCCCAGATACAGCAGCGGTACATCTATTTGAAGGACATGTGTTAGTTTATGTAGATGGATCTCCATCGGTTTTAATCACACCAACAACTTTTTGGCATCATCTGCAGCATGCAGAAGAATATAGGCAGAAACCAGTTGTTGGAGCTTATTTAAGATTTGTCCGTTTTTTAGCTGTATGGATTTCTATCTTTTTATTACCTTTATGGTACTTATTTTCCGTACAGAAAGAACTTTTACCCGTAAGTCTTTCCTTCATAGGTCCTGAAGAGATTGGTGTCGTCCCTTTGTTTTTACAGTTCGTGATCATTGAACTAGGTATGGATATGCTTAGAATGGCTACCATTCATACACCGACTTCGGTTTCCACGGGACTAGGATTAGTCTCAGCGATTGTAGTCGGCCAAGTAGCGATCGAAGCAGGTCTGTTCGTAAATGAAGTCGTGCTGTATATCGCCATTGCTGCAATCGGAACATTTGCTACTCCAACGTATGAGCTGAGTTTAGCCAATCGGTTATTGAGACTTTCCCTATTAGGATTAACAGCTTTGTTAGGTGTTCCAGGGTATATAGTGGGCTTTACAGTAGCTGTATTATTCTTTGTTTCGTTCAAATCCTTTCATATCCCCTACCTCTGGCCCTTTATTCCTTTTAATCCAAAAGCGATACGAGACGTAGTCTTAAGGATTCCAATGCCTCTAAAGAACAGAAGGCCGATCGTTTTACACCCGAAAGACCCCGATCGATAA
- a CDS encoding M42 family metallopeptidase, translating to MQVETKEIVSFIKELVHIPSPSGNTEAAIKFMTSFLEENQVSFKTTNKGAVIATIPGEDESKHRLLTAHVDTLGAMVKEIKSDGRLRLDLIGGFYWNTIEGEYCSIHTNSGKVYSGTIMMHQTAAHVYKGMNELKRDEKNMVVRVDEEFHSKKDVEQAGISVGDFVSFHPRFEQSDSGFVKSRHLDDKASVAILMHVIKQIKTHSIKLPYTTHFLISNNEEIGYGGNSNIPTETVEYLAVDMGAIGDGQATDEFTVSICAKDSGGPYHFGLRKHLVNLAEKHDIGYKVDIYPYYGSDATAAIRAGADIVHGLIGPGIDASHAFERTHIKSLKNTAELIHAYLMSPLA from the coding sequence ATGCAAGTTGAAACAAAAGAGATCGTGAGTTTTATTAAAGAGCTCGTACATATCCCAAGCCCATCTGGGAATACAGAAGCAGCAATAAAGTTTATGACATCTTTCTTAGAAGAGAATCAGGTGTCATTCAAAACAACCAACAAAGGTGCTGTCATTGCGACCATTCCTGGTGAGGATGAATCGAAACACCGCCTGTTGACTGCTCATGTAGATACGTTAGGTGCTATGGTAAAAGAGATTAAAAGCGATGGCCGTCTAAGATTAGACTTAATCGGCGGATTCTATTGGAATACAATAGAAGGAGAATATTGTTCCATACATACGAATTCAGGAAAAGTGTATAGCGGCACGATCATGATGCACCAAACAGCTGCTCATGTATACAAAGGAATGAATGAACTGAAGCGTGATGAGAAGAACATGGTTGTTCGCGTAGATGAAGAGTTTCATTCTAAAAAAGATGTTGAACAAGCAGGAATCTCAGTAGGAGATTTCGTCTCTTTCCATCCTAGATTCGAACAATCGGATAGTGGATTTGTTAAGTCCCGTCATCTAGATGACAAAGCTAGTGTTGCGATTCTCATGCATGTGATCAAACAAATTAAGACTCATTCAATCAAGCTTCCTTACACGACTCACTTCTTGATCAGTAATAATGAGGAGATCGGATATGGTGGAAATTCTAATATACCAACTGAAACGGTTGAGTACTTAGCGGTAGATATGGGCGCGATCGGGGATGGTCAAGCAACAGATGAATTTACTGTAAGTATCTGTGCAAAAGACTCAGGGGGACCGTACCATTTTGGATTAAGAAAACACCTTGTTAATCTCGCTGAAAAACATGATATCGGATATAAAGTGGATATCTATCCTTACTATGGTTCAGATGCAACAGCTGCTATTCGTGCTGGTGCAGATATCGTGCACGGTCTGATCGGACCAGGCATTGATGCATCACATGCTTTTGAACGTACGCATATCAAGTCTTTAAAAAATACAGCAGAGCTTATTCACGCTTATTTGATGTCTCCGCTAGCTTAA